Part of the Marinifilum sp. JC120 genome, ACGCATCTTTCCGGCAATTGTCCGGCAGACCCCACGCCGTGGGCCCCTATGCCAGCATCAGAGTCGTCGCCATCACAGACTCCCAGCAATGCACCTTTCCATGCATGCCCCGGAGCAGGACCTACTTCCAGCCACAGTCCCAGACTTGGCAGGGGATAAAGGTCAAAACGGTATTCAGCCGCAACTTTCTTAATCGGCATATTGGCCTTGGCTGCCAGCTTGGCACCCAGCTTGGCTTCGTCCACAACTTCCGCGCCGCGAAGCATGGTCGGCAGGGTTGCGGGATCAAGCTCTCCATCATCGCAGATGCACAAAATCGGAAAACCGTGCCCGCGCCTAGCCTGCACAGCCGCAGCCAGTAGGCTCAGACCAAAACGGGTTTCCGGATTTTCATAGCTAGCCTTGCCGCCCTTGATCAGCCAGACACCCACTTCCGGTTTTTCCATTTCGCCAATAGGTCCGGCCCATTCCATTTTCTCAAGATTATCGGACCAGAAATGACCGTTCACACCCAGGCCGTAACGGATAACAGTCTGGAACAGCCCCTTACCCTTGGCTTCGTCTTTTTCGAGTATTGATATGAAAATTGATTTTGCCATATATGCCTCCTAACCTAAAGTCAGTACAGTAACCTGACTTGGTACGGCGCATATTCCGGGCGCGTTGGGCAATACCGCAAGGCAATTCTGCCCGGTCACGCTGGTCAGCCGTTGCACGGGTATACCATCGGCAAGAATGGTGATGCATCCGACAATATACTCGGTCTGCCCGGACTCAAGATGCGAGACCACTCCCATTTCAACACCGGGTTCATCACCTTCACTAACCAAGCCCAGCGAAAGTTGATTCAAGGTGGGCATGCAATCACAAAGCACATTGTAAGCTGCCGGAGCCGAAGTCGCTGACTCGGCAATGTTCGGATAAGGAATCGGCACCGGAACCGGACCCGCCGGGGTCAGGCAGACATCCGGGAACCCCATATCCATCCCAGCTCCCATGGTAAGCGCAAACATATACTACTCCTTGGTCAGAGATAAAATCCAAATTACACAAGCCTAACCCATGTGAATCAATTCGCCGTCAACTTTCACATGTTCCTCGGAAACGATCATGGTATTCTTGCTCTGCATAGTCAGGGTCTCATCCACCAATTGCCTGCGGGATTCGGCCTGACAATCTTCATGCTCTTTGGTGAACCGGAAATAGTTGACCACCCTGCGGGTAAATTCACGGCTGACATCATCCACATTCCCGGCAACCCGCTTAACCCGCTCCACATTGCTGCTGAACAAACGCGAAGTAAGGGAGACTTTGCCCGCTGAAATTTCAACTTCATTGGAATGCAACGCAGCTTTATTGCTGATGCAATTCAATTCATCGTCGGCAGCAATAGTTAGGCTACCGTTCGTACTTCTTAAAGTAAGATCACCTTCAACTTCCAGAGAAGTCGCTGTCTCCGCAGCCCTGCTGAGCACCGAGAGAATCCAAATCCCGCCCTGTGCATCCACAGAAAGAAGCACGGAATCACCAGCCTCGGGGCTAACCAGACAACTGACCGCCTTCTGAGCTTCAAGTTCTCCAAGGGAAGTTTCAACTACAACGCCGCCGTCAGCCAAAATAACCCGCCCATACTCAAGCTGAGGACTGACCGCTTCTTTTTTTTCCGCCAAATTATTCATATTTCCTCCTTTATCCTCCGTGTACCCAGTTTTCGGCTTCTTCCATATCTTTATCCGTGCCTTGCAGCATAATCAGGGACGCACCATCCCAGTGCGTTCCCTTCTCAATTATGCAATGCAGCTTGGCCCGATACATGGAA contains:
- a CDS encoding DUF4150 domain-containing protein, producing the protein MFALTMGAGMDMGFPDVCLTPAGPVPVPIPYPNIAESATSAPAAYNVLCDCMPTLNQLSLGLVSEGDEPGVEMGVVSHLESGQTEYIVGCITILADGIPVQRLTSVTGQNCLAVLPNAPGICAVPSQVTVLTLG
- a CDS encoding DUF3540 domain-containing protein — its product is MNNLAEKKEAVSPQLEYGRVILADGGVVVETSLGELEAQKAVSCLVSPEAGDSVLLSVDAQGGIWILSVLSRAAETATSLEVEGDLTLRSTNGSLTIAADDELNCISNKAALHSNEVEISAGKVSLTSRLFSSNVERVKRVAGNVDDVSREFTRRVVNYFRFTKEHEDCQAESRRQLVDETLTMQSKNTMIVSEEHVKVDGELIHMG